The following coding sequences lie in one Streptococcus suis genomic window:
- a CDS encoding glucose-6-phosphate isomerase yields MKKIVLCIGLCSLLLAGCGKTAQKAEKTPASSGEEFSTTLPILQEKQDTTNEQFNVLANAELVAVNSTPPADETQKGHKIYAANNGVAEKDENGNIKEYFRYYDVPSTWTINAENTKDETVAAVYDVKEGSSNYMVQLYNINAFNQSPLEDGRNMTPEELEARMVETNHSFSEKTVVTINGQEWQVGRQLLTDQKLARLTFYRMESTAAYDDSVVVGSIYYSLDPGTDKDRTNLKKVIGQVKDVVYQIAKK; encoded by the coding sequence ATGAAAAAGATAGTTCTTTGTATTGGTCTATGTAGTCTTCTGCTCGCAGGTTGTGGAAAAACAGCGCAGAAGGCAGAGAAAACACCAGCTTCCTCAGGGGAAGAGTTTTCAACCACTTTACCGATTTTGCAAGAAAAGCAGGATACTACGAACGAACAGTTCAATGTTCTAGCAAATGCAGAGCTTGTAGCTGTTAATAGTACACCACCTGCTGACGAAACACAAAAAGGCCACAAGATTTATGCGGCCAATAATGGTGTTGCTGAAAAAGATGAAAATGGGAATATCAAGGAATATTTCCGTTATTATGATGTGCCATCTACTTGGACAATTAATGCAGAAAATACTAAGGATGAGACGGTCGCTGCAGTCTACGATGTTAAAGAAGGTTCCAGCAATTACATGGTCCAACTCTATAATATCAATGCTTTTAATCAGTCTCCACTGGAAGATGGTCGCAATATGACACCGGAGGAATTAGAAGCACGGATGGTTGAAACAAATCATTCTTTCAGTGAAAAGACGGTTGTCACAATCAATGGTCAGGAATGGCAGGTTGGGCGACAGTTATTAACAGATCAAAAATTAGCTCGTCTGACTTTTTATCGGATGGAATCAACAGCTGCTTATGATGACTCCGTGGTTGTGGGTTCGATCTATTATTCCTTAGATCCAGGAACCGATAAAGATCGGACCAATCTTAAAAAGGTTATCGGGCAAGTTAAGGATGTCGTGTACCAAATTGCTAAAAAATAA
- the polA gene encoding DNA polymerase I, whose protein sequence is MKKNKLLLIDGSSVAFRAFFALYNQIDRFKNANGLHTNAIYGFNLMLDHMMKRIEPTHILVAFDAGKTTFRTEMYADYKAGRAKTPDEFREQFPFIRQMLDAMGVKHYELAQYEADDIIGTLDKMAERTEVPFDVTIVSGDKDLIQLTDENTVVEISKKGVAEFEEFTPAYLMEKMGITPTQFIDLKALMGDKSDNIPGVTKIGEKTGLKLLTEFGSLDGIYENIDSMKASKMKENLIADKEKAFLSRTLATIDTNAPIEIGLDDIVYQGPKVDELGQFYDDMGFKQLRAQLGTTSSQEEAVLDFQIVTEISPAMLKQDQFFYFEILGENYHREDLVGLAWGDKEKIYVGGPELLDSPVLRDFLEKQSIKSYDFKRGKVLLDRKEITLPPATFDSRLAKYLLSTVEDNSLTTIANLYGQTSLVPDEAVYGKGAKLDLPEREIFFPHLARKVQVLIETEEPMLTKLEENQQLDLLFDMELPLANVLAKMEIAGIKVEAETLKAMQSENEVLIDQLTKEIYELAGQEFNINSPKQLGTILFEEMGLPLEYTKKTKTGYSTAVDVLERLAPIAPVVSKILEYRQITKLQSTYVVGLQDAILEDGKIHTRYVQDLTQTGRLSSTDPNLQNIPVRLEQGRLIRKAFVPSLEDSVLLASDYSQIELRVLAHISKDEHLIEAFQQGADIHTSTAMRVFGIEKAEDVTPNDRRNAKAVNFGVVYGISDFGLSNNLGITRKEAKAYIDTYFERFPGIKNYMETIVREARDKGYVETIYKRRRELPDINSRNFNVRNFAERTAINSPIQGSAADILKVAMINLDKALTEAGLATRMLLQVHDEIVLEVPVAELETVKAMVKETMESAISLSVPLIADENEGPTWYEAK, encoded by the coding sequence ATGAAAAAAAATAAATTATTATTAATCGATGGCTCTTCGGTAGCCTTCCGTGCCTTTTTTGCACTTTATAACCAAATCGACCGCTTCAAGAATGCCAATGGTCTGCATACCAATGCCATATACGGCTTCAATCTCATGTTGGACCACATGATGAAGCGGATTGAGCCGACCCACATTCTTGTGGCTTTTGATGCCGGAAAGACCACCTTCCGTACTGAGATGTATGCCGATTACAAGGCGGGCCGGGCCAAGACACCAGACGAGTTCCGCGAGCAGTTCCCCTTCATCCGTCAGATGCTAGATGCCATGGGGGTCAAGCACTATGAGCTGGCTCAGTACGAGGCAGATGACATTATCGGTACCTTGGACAAAATGGCAGAGCGGACAGAGGTGCCTTTCGATGTGACCATTGTTAGCGGTGATAAGGATTTGATCCAGCTGACTGATGAGAACACCGTAGTCGAGATTTCTAAGAAAGGCGTAGCCGAATTCGAAGAATTTACCCCAGCCTACCTCATGGAAAAAATGGGGATTACCCCTACTCAGTTTATTGACCTCAAGGCTCTAATGGGAGATAAGTCCGATAACATCCCTGGGGTGACCAAAATCGGTGAAAAAACAGGTCTAAAACTCCTGACAGAATTTGGTTCTTTGGATGGTATCTACGAAAACATTGACAGCATGAAGGCTTCTAAGATGAAAGAAAACCTGATTGCTGATAAGGAGAAGGCCTTCCTATCTCGTACACTTGCCACCATTGACACCAATGCTCCAATCGAAATTGGTCTGGATGACATTGTTTATCAAGGCCCTAAGGTGGATGAACTGGGACAATTTTATGATGACATGGGATTCAAACAATTAAGGGCTCAGTTAGGTACGACCAGCTCGCAAGAGGAAGCGGTACTCGATTTCCAAATCGTAACGGAAATCAGCCCCGCTATGCTCAAACAAGACCAGTTTTTCTATTTTGAAATCTTGGGTGAAAATTATCACCGAGAGGATTTGGTTGGTTTAGCTTGGGGAGATAAGGAGAAAATCTATGTCGGAGGGCCTGAGCTACTTGATAGTCCAGTCTTGCGTGACTTTTTAGAAAAACAAAGCATAAAATCCTATGATTTTAAGCGTGGAAAAGTTCTTCTCGACCGAAAAGAGATTACACTACCTCCAGCTACTTTCGATAGCCGTCTAGCCAAATACTTGCTTTCCACCGTTGAGGACAATTCCCTAACAACCATTGCAAACCTCTATGGTCAGACCAGTCTTGTTCCAGATGAGGCAGTTTATGGCAAGGGTGCTAAGTTAGACTTGCCAGAACGCGAGATCTTTTTCCCACACTTGGCACGTAAGGTTCAGGTTTTGATTGAGACAGAAGAGCCGATGTTGACCAAATTAGAAGAAAATCAGCAATTAGATCTTTTGTTTGACATGGAGTTGCCACTGGCAAATGTTTTAGCTAAGATGGAAATTGCTGGTATTAAAGTGGAAGCTGAGACTCTCAAAGCTATGCAATCTGAAAACGAAGTTTTGATTGACCAGTTGACCAAGGAAATCTATGAACTAGCTGGTCAGGAATTTAATATCAATTCGCCTAAGCAGCTTGGGACCATTCTCTTTGAAGAGATGGGACTACCATTGGAATATACCAAGAAAACCAAGACAGGCTATTCAACAGCAGTAGATGTCTTAGAACGATTAGCGCCAATTGCACCAGTTGTTTCAAAAATCTTGGAATACCGTCAGATTACCAAGCTTCAATCAACTTATGTAGTCGGCTTGCAGGATGCCATTTTAGAAGATGGTAAGATCCATACCCGCTATGTACAGGATTTGACACAAACAGGTCGCCTATCTTCGACGGACCCTAACTTGCAAAATATTCCTGTTCGTCTAGAACAAGGGCGCTTGATTCGTAAGGCATTTGTGCCATCGCTTGAGGACAGTGTCCTCTTGGCTTCGGATTATTCCCAGATTGAATTGCGCGTCTTGGCTCATATTTCTAAGGATGAGCATTTGATTGAGGCCTTCCAGCAAGGTGCAGATATTCACACTTCGACAGCTATGCGGGTCTTCGGTATCGAAAAAGCTGAGGATGTGACACCAAATGACCGTCGGAATGCCAAGGCTGTAAACTTCGGTGTCGTCTATGGTATTTCAGATTTCGGTCTATCCAATAACTTGGGGATTACACGTAAGGAAGCTAAAGCCTATATCGATACCTATTTTGAACGCTTCCCAGGAATTAAGAATTACATGGAAACCATTGTTCGTGAGGCACGTGATAAGGGGTATGTAGAGACGATTTACAAACGCCGTCGTGAATTACCAGATATAAACTCTCGCAATTTCAATGTCCGTAATTTTGCGGAACGAACAGCCATCAACTCACCAATTCAAGGTTCGGCCGCAGATATTCTCAAAGTAGCCATGATTAATCTTGACAAGGCTTTGACTGAAGCAGGTCTTGCGACACGTATGTTATTGCAAGTACACGATGAGATTGTTTTGGAAGTCCCAGTGGCAGAGCTAGAAACGGTAAAAGCCATGGTAAAAGAGACCATGGAATCGGCGATTAGCCTGTCTGTACCATTGATTGCGGATGAAAATGAGGGACCGACATGGTATGAAGCTAAGTAA
- a CDS encoding IS200/IS605 family transposase, producing MAQKAHSLSHTKWLCKYHIVFTPKYRRKIIYNQYRSSLGEIFRRLCTYKGVEIIEGHLMPDHVHMLVSIPPRLSVSSFMGYLKGKSALMMFDKHANLKYKFGNRHFWAEGYYVSTVGLNEATIKKYIQEQEKHDIALDKLSVKEYEDPFRDNGK from the coding sequence ATGGCGCAAAAGGCACATAGTTTATCACATACAAAGTGGCTGTGTAAATACCACATTGTCTTCACACCTAAGTATAGACGAAAAATCATCTATAATCAATATCGAAGTAGTTTGGGAGAAATATTCCGACGTTTGTGTACTTATAAAGGTGTTGAAATTATCGAAGGTCATCTGATGCCAGACCATGTTCACATGTTAGTCAGTATTCCTCCAAGGCTAAGTGTATCAAGTTTTATGGGCTATTTAAAAGGCAAGAGTGCTCTTATGATGTTTGATAAACACGCCAATCTCAAATATAAATTTGGCAATCGTCATTTCTGGGCAGAGGGATATTATGTAAGTACGGTTGGACTTAATGAAGCCACAATTAAGAAATATATACAAGAACAGGAAAAACATGATATAGCACTTGATAAGTTAAGTGTAAAAGAGTATGAAGATCCCTTTAGGGATAATGGCAAGTAG
- a CDS encoding XRE family transcriptional regulator, which yields MKQYPLQEHITNRIRYLRQEKKLSQEQLSEKAELGTNYIHNVEKKSSNIKVETLEKIMEALSVTPDQFFNFQISEASPEAREVFEAITQLPQEKQTKVLQAIRLLLETIND from the coding sequence ATGAAACAGTACCCATTACAAGAACATATTACAAATCGTATTCGATATCTTCGCCAAGAAAAAAAGCTAAGTCAAGAACAACTCAGCGAAAAAGCAGAACTCGGAACCAACTATATCCATAACGTGGAGAAAAAGTCTTCCAATATTAAAGTTGAAACCTTAGAAAAAATAATGGAAGCCTTGTCCGTCACTCCCGATCAATTCTTTAATTTTCAGATTTCCGAAGCCAGTCCAGAAGCTCGTGAAGTCTTTGAAGCGATTACTCAGCTTCCTCAAGAAAAACAAACTAAAGTATTACAAGCTATCCGACTATTACTTGAAACAATCAATGATTGA
- a CDS encoding ABC transporter permease has protein sequence MKKKIYWKDMRQSLLSSKGRFLSIFSLMMLGALALTGLKVTAPNMEKTAQAYIASYRTMDLAVISGLGLSQADLDELETIEGATLEAGYFKDVVTNEGQTAIRLFSAPQNLSTYKVVEGEMPSQKGQIALSLSLQASYQLGDTFQVNEPDKDGTILTQTTFKVVGFVASSEIWDNETMGMAASGDGQLGGYGLVSQDTFKSEVYTIARIRYDDLVDLPYYSQAYQDRLDQHQEDLEKLLANNDEQRLATIQSDGQTNISKGEEEIAQAQSQLDQAAGELASGKDQLASGRSEFARGRAKLVQSEMELRTVLAQLLQTKFQLDESKKELDSQKDKLDQSKSFLDVSHEGLLETAQRLESAKQQLDSQNAQLSQTASQISTGRASWFQAQKELDLEIANHLQEGQTLSDYPDLLARQEGLDVEKSRLDQMESAHEQANQAYLQGYDYYQTKQNEYNSNLAQYQTWNQEYQAGLARYQAGLSQYEQGIVAYNKGVEDYEWGLSQLESSNQLLRQEELRLEEADKELSQAQSQFSEKKATADQEISQAQTEIAQAKSDLSKLEKAPYQVYTRSSLPGGDGYTTYSNATRSIAAVGNVFPVVLYLVAALVTFTTMARFVDEERTQSGLLKALGYTNRQIMAKFILYGLAAGLVGTIVGIIAGNLLLSPLISNIITQTTVIGPAKLHFYPLWTGLALLLSLASSVLPAYLVARRELTEKPAQLLLPKPPVTGSSIWLEKWPAIWSRLSFTHKVTARNIFRYKLRMLMTIFGVAGTVALLFGGLGIRSFISGVVQRQFGELIHYDMLVVENSRATEEELDKLTHFLQSDQVRQSLPVAFEQLNQTVETSGQRKNISIGLYISDRQDLGNLVSLENSSGKAIQLSDRGIVLAEKLAQIYGVSVGDKLSLTLEDKEVSVRVEAVADMYAGHFIYMTDSYYEQVTSKQKTANAYLVQLKDSQLGHIQTLASQLLAMPAVRSLVQNTSLIDMLTTIAGSLQTIMTILVILSILLGLVILYNLTIINMSERIRELSTIKVLGFHNREVTMYIYRETIALSLIGMLVGLVSGIYLHKLLLAMIGSDSIRFNPSVGLEVYLIPILAISGILAALGWYVNHHLRKVDMLEALKSVD, from the coding sequence ATGAAAAAGAAAATCTACTGGAAGGATATGAGGCAATCTCTGCTTTCTTCCAAGGGGCGTTTTTTGTCCATCTTTAGCCTGATGATGCTAGGAGCTCTAGCTTTAACAGGTCTGAAAGTAACAGCTCCAAATATGGAAAAGACGGCCCAAGCCTATATAGCCAGTTATCGAACGATGGATTTGGCGGTAATTTCAGGTCTGGGACTTAGTCAAGCTGACCTTGACGAATTAGAAACGATAGAAGGTGCTACTCTTGAAGCGGGCTACTTTAAAGATGTGGTTACTAATGAAGGCCAGACTGCAATTCGGCTGTTTTCAGCTCCCCAGAACCTATCGACCTATAAGGTAGTAGAAGGGGAAATGCCCAGTCAAAAGGGGCAAATTGCTCTGTCTCTTTCCTTGCAAGCAAGCTATCAATTGGGAGATACATTTCAAGTAAACGAGCCTGACAAGGATGGCACCATCCTGACCCAAACCACCTTTAAAGTTGTTGGTTTTGTGGCTTCGTCAGAAATTTGGGACAATGAAACCATGGGCATGGCTGCAAGTGGTGATGGGCAGTTAGGTGGCTATGGCCTTGTTAGTCAGGATACCTTCAAATCAGAAGTTTACACTATTGCCCGTATTCGCTATGATGATTTGGTTGATTTACCATATTACAGTCAGGCCTATCAAGACAGGTTGGACCAGCACCAAGAAGACTTAGAAAAGTTATTGGCTAACAATGATGAACAACGATTAGCAACTATTCAGTCAGATGGACAGACAAATATTTCAAAAGGGGAAGAGGAAATTGCTCAGGCTCAATCTCAGCTGGATCAAGCAGCAGGAGAATTGGCATCTGGGAAAGACCAGCTCGCAAGTGGTCGCAGTGAGTTTGCGCGTGGTAGAGCTAAACTAGTTCAATCGGAAATGGAATTGCGAACCGTCCTTGCTCAATTGTTGCAAACCAAGTTTCAATTGGATGAAAGTAAAAAAGAGTTGGACAGCCAGAAGGATAAACTAGACCAAAGCAAATCTTTTTTGGATGTAAGTCACGAGGGACTACTTGAAACTGCTCAACGCTTGGAAAGTGCCAAACAGCAACTGGATTCCCAAAATGCCCAACTGAGTCAGACCGCATCTCAGATTTCCACAGGGCGAGCTAGTTGGTTTCAAGCTCAGAAAGAGTTAGACCTTGAAATTGCCAATCACTTGCAAGAAGGCCAAACCCTCTCAGACTATCCTGACTTATTGGCTAGACAGGAAGGTTTGGATGTTGAGAAAAGCCGATTAGACCAAATGGAATCTGCACATGAGCAGGCCAACCAAGCCTATTTACAAGGTTATGATTACTATCAAACCAAACAAAATGAATACAATAGCAATCTAGCCCAGTACCAAACTTGGAATCAAGAATATCAGGCAGGTTTGGCCCGTTATCAAGCAGGTTTGAGTCAGTATGAACAAGGCATTGTAGCCTACAATAAAGGAGTAGAAGACTATGAATGGGGACTGAGTCAGTTAGAGTCTTCAAATCAACTGCTCCGTCAGGAAGAACTCCGTTTGGAGGAGGCTGATAAAGAGTTAAGTCAAGCTCAATCCCAATTTTCTGAGAAGAAAGCCACGGCCGATCAAGAAATTAGCCAAGCTCAAACCGAGATTGCTCAGGCTAAATCCGACTTAAGTAAGCTGGAAAAAGCGCCCTATCAGGTCTATACTCGCTCAAGCCTACCAGGTGGAGATGGCTATACTACCTATAGCAATGCGACTAGGTCTATTGCTGCAGTGGGCAATGTCTTCCCAGTTGTTCTCTACCTTGTCGCAGCTCTAGTGACTTTTACCACCATGGCCCGTTTTGTCGATGAAGAGCGAACACAGTCAGGTCTCCTCAAGGCCCTTGGCTATACGAATAGACAGATTATGGCTAAGTTCATTCTCTATGGTTTGGCGGCAGGTCTGGTAGGAACAATAGTCGGTATAATCGCAGGTAATCTCCTCCTGTCTCCACTTATTTCCAACATTATTACGCAGACAACCGTGATTGGACCAGCTAAACTTCATTTTTATCCCCTTTGGACAGGTTTAGCCTTGCTCCTGTCTTTGGCTTCCTCGGTCCTGCCAGCTTACTTGGTGGCTCGTCGGGAGCTGACAGAAAAACCTGCTCAGCTACTTTTACCTAAGCCACCAGTTACAGGCTCCAGCATTTGGCTAGAAAAATGGCCAGCTATCTGGTCTCGTCTAAGTTTTACCCACAAGGTGACAGCCCGCAATATCTTCCGCTACAAGCTTCGTATGCTTATGACCATCTTTGGAGTAGCAGGGACCGTCGCCCTTCTTTTTGGAGGACTGGGTATCCGTTCCTTCATCTCAGGAGTTGTCCAACGACAGTTTGGGGAGCTGATCCATTATGATATGTTGGTGGTGGAAAATAGCAGAGCTACTGAGGAAGAGTTGGATAAGTTAACACATTTTCTTCAGTCAGATCAGGTTCGCCAATCCTTGCCAGTGGCTTTTGAACAGCTCAATCAAACAGTGGAAACTAGTGGCCAGAGAAAAAATATTTCCATTGGACTGTATATTTCAGACCGTCAGGACTTGGGAAATCTAGTCAGTCTTGAAAATTCTTCTGGTAAAGCTATCCAGCTGAGTGACAGGGGGATTGTTCTCGCAGAAAAATTGGCGCAAATCTACGGGGTCTCTGTTGGTGATAAGTTATCACTGACCTTGGAAGATAAGGAAGTTTCAGTCAGGGTAGAGGCTGTGGCTGATATGTACGCAGGGCATTTTATCTATATGACAGATAGCTACTACGAACAAGTGACCAGCAAGCAGAAGACTGCCAATGCCTATCTGGTTCAGTTGAAAGACAGTCAGTTGGGGCATATTCAGACTCTTGCAAGTCAACTCCTAGCGATGCCAGCAGTCAGGAGTTTGGTTCAAAATACTTCTCTTATAGACATGCTTACCACGATTGCGGGCTCGCTTCAGACCATCATGACCATTCTAGTCATCCTATCCATCTTGCTTGGCTTGGTTATTCTTTACAACCTTACAATTATCAATATGTCTGAACGGATTCGTGAATTATCCACCATCAAGGTACTGGGCTTCCACAATAGAGAGGTGACCATGTACATCTATCGTGAAACCATTGCCCTTTCGCTGATTGGTATGTTGGTTGGACTGGTTAGCGGTATTTATCTCCACAAGCTCCTTCTTGCCATGATTGGTTCGGACAGTATCCGCTTCAATCCATCTGTCGGACTAGAAGTCTATCTCATTCCTATCTTAGCCATTAGTGGAATTTTGGCTGCTCTTGGTTGGTACGTCAATCACCATCTGAGAAAGGTGGATATGCTGGAGGCCTTGAAGTCAGTTGATTAG
- a CDS encoding ABC transporter ATP-binding protein: MSYIQVINSSKYYQMGDATIVANDSVSFEIEQGELVIILGSSGAGKSTLLNILGGMDSNDEGEVWIDGVDIAKLSSHELTNYRRDDVGFVFQFYNLVANLTAKENVELAAEIVKDALDAEEVLEQVGLGHRINNFPAQLSGGEQQRVAIARAVAKKPKILLCDEPTGALDYQTGKQVLQILQNMSRKQGATVIIVTHNSSLAPIADRVIRMRDARVHSVELNADPQDIASLEY, encoded by the coding sequence ATGTCCTATATCCAAGTAATCAATTCGTCAAAATACTATCAAATGGGGGATGCGACCATTGTGGCCAATGACAGCGTGTCCTTTGAGATTGAGCAGGGTGAGTTGGTCATCATTCTTGGCTCATCTGGTGCGGGTAAATCCACTCTGCTCAATATCTTGGGAGGCATGGATAGCAATGACGAGGGGGAAGTTTGGATTGACGGTGTGGATATTGCCAAGCTTTCAAGTCATGAACTGACCAATTATCGTAGAGATGATGTAGGCTTTGTCTTTCAATTTTATAACTTGGTTGCCAATCTGACCGCTAAGGAAAATGTGGAATTAGCTGCAGAAATTGTCAAGGATGCCTTGGATGCCGAGGAAGTCTTGGAACAGGTCGGACTTGGCCATCGAATTAATAATTTCCCTGCTCAGCTTTCAGGCGGTGAGCAGCAGCGGGTTGCCATTGCCCGTGCTGTTGCCAAAAAGCCTAAAATTTTGCTTTGCGATGAACCGACAGGCGCTCTGGATTACCAAACAGGTAAGCAAGTCTTGCAAATCCTGCAAAATATGTCCCGCAAGCAAGGGGCAACGGTGATTATCGTGACCCACAATAGTTCCCTAGCCCCTATTGCAGACAGGGTCATTCGGATGCGGGATGCCCGTGTGCACTCTGTTGAGCTAAACGCAGATCCGCAGGATATTGCAAGCCTAGAATATTAG
- a CDS encoding helicase BlpT produces the protein MEKTQIIQDVLALIQDLNRAFQADKVGTADEQRLQHNLTETTRILSEAESVTNSELIAIEKFYRSTSFLVGLGDLRLSETSRQAWQAFDRYYYQTIREELKLYGGSAIAQV, from the coding sequence ATGGAAAAGACACAGATTATTCAAGACGTTTTGGCTCTCATTCAAGACTTGAATCGGGCCTTCCAAGCAGATAAAGTAGGAACAGCTGATGAACAGCGATTGCAACATAATCTGACAGAGACGACACGCATATTGTCGGAGGCCGAGTCTGTTACCAATTCTGAACTGATTGCGATTGAGAAATTTTATCGTTCGACCAGTTTTCTAGTTGGATTAGGTGATCTGCGATTGAGTGAAACTAGCAGGCAGGCTTGGCAGGCCTTCGATCGCTATTACTACCAAACCATCAGAGAAGAACTCAAACTCTATGGTGGCTCTGCCATTGCCCAAGTATAA
- a CDS encoding XRE family transcriptional regulator gives MNSISGSRFKQRRKELGLTQSALAKDICEQSLISRIENTNLSPSSEILFLLSNRLGVTMNYFFEEFVQESRHSIGKIRTIFSQQLLLRNYEIVEQLYVKEVESRHLLNEEDKAYLDYIFILVRFYLYNERDFATKEFDRLNAIIAPHYYFYLDFLNSYTIFLGEVGEDDKYMELVSNVKSEVNKLDLSINADFQAYIKIGYNYARFLLKRKQTNLALDEVTELINQLNAYNSSFLLPDLLCLLGNISKGLLREDEVLDLYEQALVLYKLQGNTKLYLSLKNFLVTMGKEIY, from the coding sequence ATGAATAGTATAAGTGGTAGTCGTTTTAAGCAACGAAGAAAAGAACTTGGACTGACTCAGAGTGCTTTAGCTAAGGATATTTGTGAGCAGAGTTTGATTAGTAGAATTGAAAATACCAACCTTTCTCCCTCATCGGAAATCCTTTTTCTACTGTCTAATAGGCTGGGTGTGACCATGAATTATTTTTTTGAGGAATTTGTTCAAGAAAGTAGACATAGTATAGGAAAAATACGAACTATTTTCTCCCAACAATTGCTTCTCAGAAATTATGAAATTGTAGAGCAATTGTATGTGAAAGAGGTGGAAAGTAGGCACTTATTGAATGAGGAAGATAAAGCTTATTTAGATTATATTTTTATCTTGGTTCGATTTTACTTATACAATGAAAGGGATTTTGCGACAAAAGAGTTTGATAGACTAAATGCTATTATCGCTCCTCATTACTATTTTTATTTAGATTTTTTGAACAGTTACACTATTTTTCTAGGTGAAGTTGGTGAAGATGACAAATATATGGAGTTGGTCAGCAATGTAAAATCAGAGGTGAATAAGCTGGATTTATCAATCAATGCTGACTTTCAAGCCTATATAAAGATTGGTTACAATTATGCTAGATTTCTTCTAAAACGAAAACAGACGAACTTAGCTTTAGATGAAGTGACAGAACTGATTAACCAATTGAATGCCTACAACAGTAGTTTTTTATTGCCAGATTTACTATGTTTGTTGGGGAATATCAGCAAAGGCTTATTGAGAGAAGATGAAGTTTTAGACTTGTATGAGCAGGCACTAGTTTTATACAAGTTACAAGGAAATACAAAGTTATATTTGTCATTGAAGAATTTTTTAGTAACAATGGGTAAGGAAATATATTGA
- a CDS encoding ABC transporter ATP-binding protein, protein MRLSIHNLCKSYGKKNILDQLNLELVEPGIWALIGPNGAGKTTLLDCIANLQSFDSGEISINGKKHDNTNVYQTFAYLQDNRVLYPELTGLEHLRLVQAIQDLPKERIEEVIQEIGIRDYVNIPVKNYSLGMKQHLLLAIGIMNKPQVMLLDEPLNGLDPTSYIQTRKLLQKLAKNGSTIIVSSHQLNEVDQLTDQLLFLKQGKIIEWKLEQVGRQYAVQTSDNQTVLQKLRQVNGLTLVNDSIQVDTSVHSLHFYLDQVMTCQVEILDITPQEHQSEEIYKELFE, encoded by the coding sequence ATGCGATTATCCATACACAATTTGTGCAAATCCTACGGGAAAAAGAACATACTAGACCAGCTAAACCTAGAACTGGTGGAACCTGGAATTTGGGCCTTGATTGGACCAAATGGAGCTGGAAAGACAACCCTCCTAGACTGCATTGCCAACCTGCAATCCTTTGATTCGGGAGAGATTTCAATAAATGGCAAAAAGCACGATAATACAAATGTCTACCAAACCTTTGCCTACCTGCAGGACAACCGTGTCCTCTACCCTGAATTGACGGGGCTGGAACACTTGCGGTTGGTCCAGGCTATCCAAGATTTACCCAAAGAGCGGATTGAGGAAGTCATCCAAGAAATCGGTATCCGTGATTATGTGAATATCCCTGTCAAAAATTATTCCCTGGGAATGAAGCAACATCTCCTGCTGGCTATCGGTATAATGAACAAGCCCCAGGTCATGCTCTTGGATGAACCCTTGAACGGCTTGGACCCGACCAGCTACATTCAAACCCGAAAATTGCTCCAGAAACTAGCCAAAAATGGTTCAACCATTATCGTGTCTTCCCACCAATTAAACGAAGTAGACCAACTAACCGACCAACTGCTCTTTCTTAAACAGGGAAAAATCATTGAGTGGAAACTGGAACAGGTTGGGCGACAATATGCCGTTCAGACTAGTGACAATCAGACAGTTTTGCAGAAACTTAGACAAGTAAATGGATTGACTTTGGTCAATGATAGCATTCAGGTAGACACGAGTGTTCATAGTCTGCATTTCTACCTAGACCAAGTCATGACGTGTCAGGTGGAAATTCTGGATATTACACCTCAGGAACACCAGTCCGAAGAGATTTATAAAGAACTATTTGAATAG